The Pseudomonas azadiae genome contains a region encoding:
- the recC gene encoding exodeoxyribonuclease V subunit gamma, whose translation MPDATSLSAGFMVVHGNRLDELRSLVVSWMRRYPLAPLENEIALVQSNGIAQWLKLALAEDPEDDDMGGCGIAAAIDVQLPGSFMWQLYRMVLGRDEIPAKSLLDKAPLTWRLMRLLPELIDQPHFEPLQRFLTHDTDLRKRYQLAERLADLFDQYQVYRADWLEDWAAGRHQLRNGRGESKPLNPANCWQAELWRALLLDVGEKGMAQSRAGVHQRFIERINTLETAPMGLPSRVIVFGISSLPAQALEALAGLARFSQVLLCVHNPCRHHWSDIVADKDLLRNEYKRQARKAGMPVTIDPQTLHQHAHPLLAAWGKQGRDYISLLDSYDDPNSYRAAFRDGRIDLFSDSEPTTLLNQLQDDILELRPLNETRELWPAVDLESDTSIRFHIAHSAQREVEILHDQLLQRFSADPTLRPRDIIVMVPDVDSYAPHIRAVFGQLERNDSRLIPFTLTDQGQRGRDPLLIAVEHLLKLPDSRFPVSEILDLLDVPALRERFAIKERDLPTLHRWIEGAGIRWGLNAEQRAGLGLPTELEQNSWRFGLRRMLLGYAVGTGATCDGIEPYDEIGGLDAALIGPLVALLDALNDAHQALSQPAAPQAWGERLQRLMQLFFLPSSEHDDYLLGQLEQLRETWLETCESVGLQDELPLTVVREAWLAGLDQGRLSQRFLAGAVNFCTLMPMRAIPFKLVCLLGMNDGDYPRAQPPLDFDLMGSDYRPGDRSRREDDRYLLLEALLSARDQLYVSWVGRSIRDNSDRPASVLIGQLRDHLASGWHHANSDQPLIDAMTQEHPLQPFSARYFHEGDALFSYAREWQLLHEASDAVPIQHDLTPHEQEEPLSLGQLQDFLRNPVKHFFSQRLKVFFEAAEVPLADEEPFVLDALQRYNLSDSLLNAALTQPDQPGHALNAQALRLQGSGLLPMVGFGECLRNELIEPLPDLLHRYQQLLVLWPTPHTAAEPVSFEHQGIQLEGWISGLHRRSDGGLLSVTTIPNSIGSIKTRKWHRLIRPWVNHVVACACGLPLSTGLVASDDTLLLPPLEKPVAQEILGHLLLAWHTGMSKPLPVAVKTAFAWLGQTDPGKAQAAACKAYEGDGLTTDGERRETPALTRQFPDYAALVASEEFEGWCETLYRPLINAPWRSLTSEACA comes from the coding sequence ATGCCGGACGCGACGTCCCTCAGTGCTGGATTCATGGTGGTTCACGGCAACCGCCTGGACGAACTGCGCAGCCTGGTGGTCAGCTGGATGCGTCGCTATCCCCTGGCGCCTCTGGAAAACGAAATTGCCCTGGTACAAAGCAACGGTATCGCCCAATGGCTCAAGTTGGCGTTGGCTGAAGATCCGGAAGATGACGACATGGGCGGCTGCGGCATCGCTGCAGCAATCGACGTGCAACTCCCCGGCAGCTTCATGTGGCAGCTCTACCGCATGGTCTTGGGCCGTGACGAAATCCCGGCAAAGTCCCTGCTCGATAAAGCTCCTCTGACCTGGCGCCTGATGCGCCTGCTCCCGGAGCTCATTGATCAACCACATTTTGAACCGCTGCAGCGCTTCCTCACCCACGACACAGACCTGCGCAAACGCTACCAACTCGCTGAGCGCCTGGCTGACCTGTTCGACCAATACCAAGTCTACCGCGCCGACTGGCTGGAAGACTGGGCAGCCGGTCGCCACCAGCTGCGCAACGGCCGAGGCGAGTCCAAACCGCTCAACCCCGCCAACTGCTGGCAAGCCGAACTGTGGCGCGCGCTGCTGCTGGATGTAGGTGAAAAAGGCATGGCCCAAAGCCGCGCCGGCGTTCACCAACGTTTCATCGAACGCATCAATACGCTTGAGACAGCCCCCATGGGCCTCCCATCCCGGGTTATCGTCTTCGGCATTTCCTCGTTGCCGGCCCAGGCGCTTGAAGCCCTCGCCGGTCTTGCGCGCTTCAGCCAAGTCCTGCTCTGCGTGCACAACCCGTGTCGCCACCATTGGTCCGACATCGTTGCCGACAAAGACCTGCTGCGTAACGAATACAAACGCCAGGCGCGTAAAGCCGGCATGCCCGTCACCATAGACCCGCAAACCCTGCATCAGCACGCGCACCCGTTGCTGGCTGCCTGGGGCAAACAAGGTCGTGACTACATCAGCTTGCTGGACAGCTACGACGATCCGAATAGCTACCGCGCAGCCTTCCGCGATGGTCGTATCGACCTGTTCAGCGACAGCGAACCCACCACACTGCTCAATCAGCTCCAGGACGATATCCTCGAACTGCGCCCACTCAATGAAACCCGCGAGCTATGGCCCGCCGTCGACCTGGAAAGTGACACCTCCATCCGCTTCCACATCGCCCACAGCGCCCAACGCGAAGTGGAAATCCTTCACGACCAATTGCTCCAGCGCTTCAGTGCCGACCCCACGCTGCGCCCCCGGGACATCATCGTCATGGTCCCCGATGTCGACAGCTACGCACCGCACATCCGTGCCGTCTTCGGTCAGCTTGAGCGCAATGACTCACGCTTAATCCCGTTCACCCTTACCGACCAGGGCCAACGCGGCCGCGATCCCCTGCTGATCGCCGTCGAGCACCTGCTGAAACTCCCCGACAGCCGCTTCCCCGTCAGCGAAATCCTCGACCTGCTCGACGTTCCGGCCTTGCGCGAACGCTTTGCCATCAAGGAGCGTGACCTGCCCACGTTGCACCGTTGGATCGAAGGCGCCGGCATCCGCTGGGGCCTCAACGCCGAACAGCGCGCCGGCCTGGGCCTGCCAACGGAACTGGAGCAAAACAGCTGGCGTTTCGGCTTGCGCAGAATGCTGCTTGGCTACGCCGTAGGCACAGGTGCTACCTGTGACGGCATTGAGCCCTACGACGAAATCGGTGGCCTCGACGCGGCCCTGATCGGTCCGTTGGTCGCCTTGCTCGACGCACTCAACGACGCCCATCAAGCGCTGTCGCAACCCGCAGCTCCACAGGCGTGGGGCGAACGCTTGCAACGCCTGATGCAACTGTTCTTTTTGCCGAGCAGCGAACACGACGATTATCTGCTGGGCCAACTCGAGCAACTGCGCGAAACCTGGCTGGAAACCTGCGAGTCCGTAGGCCTTCAGGACGAGTTACCCCTCACTGTAGTCCGTGAAGCCTGGCTGGCGGGTCTGGACCAAGGCCGCCTTTCACAACGCTTCCTCGCCGGTGCGGTCAATTTCTGCACCTTGATGCCCATGCGTGCAATCCCGTTCAAGCTCGTTTGCCTGCTTGGCATGAACGATGGTGATTACCCGCGCGCCCAACCACCGCTGGACTTCGACCTGATGGGCAGCGACTATCGCCCCGGCGACCGTTCACGCCGAGAAGACGACCGTTATCTGCTGCTCGAAGCCCTGCTTTCAGCCCGCGACCAGCTCTACGTCAGCTGGGTGGGCCGTAGCATCCGCGACAACAGCGACCGCCCGGCCTCGGTATTGATCGGCCAACTGCGCGACCATCTCGCCAGTGGCTGGCATCACGCAAACAGCGACCAGCCGCTTATTGACGCCATGACCCAAGAACATCCGTTGCAACCGTTCAGCGCCCGCTATTTCCATGAAGGCGATGCGCTATTCAGCTACGCTCGCGAATGGCAATTGCTCCACGAAGCATCCGACGCCGTCCCGATACAACACGACCTGACCCCGCACGAACAGGAAGAGCCCCTGAGCCTCGGCCAGTTACAGGACTTCCTGCGCAACCCGGTCAAACACTTCTTCAGCCAGCGGCTGAAAGTATTCTTCGAAGCCGCCGAAGTGCCGCTGGCCGACGAAGAACCCTTCGTTCTCGACGCACTGCAGCGCTACAACCTGAGTGACAGCCTGCTGAACGCTGCACTCACCCAGCCTGATCAACCCGGCCACGCCCTCAATGCCCAGGCATTGCGTCTGCAAGGCAGTGGCCTGTTGCCCATGGTCGGTTTCGGTGAATGCCTGCGCAACGAACTGATTGAGCCATTGCCCGATCTGCTGCACCGCTATCAACAATTACTGGTCCTTTGGCCCACCCCGCACACCGCTGCCGAACCGGTCAGTTTTGAGCATCAGGGTATTCAGTTGGAAGGCTGGATCAGCGGTCTGCATCGGCGCAGTGATGGCGGCCTGCTAAGCGTCACCACTATTCCCAACAGCATTGGCTCGATCAAGACCCGCAAGTGGCATCGACTGATTCGCCCGTGGGTCAATCATGTGGTGGCCTGCGCCTGCGGCCTGCCGTTGAGTACCGGCCTGGTGGCCAGCGACGACACCTTGTTGCTGCCTCCTCTGGAGAAACCCGTTGCCCAGGAAATCCTCGGCCATCTGCTGCTCGCCTGGCACACCGGCATGAGTAAACCGCTGCCTGTGGCCGTCAAAACCGCTTTTGCCTGGCTCGGCCAAACCGATCCAGGCAAAGCCCAGGCAGCAGCCTGTAAAGCCTACGAAGGCGATGGCCTGACCACCGACGGCGAACGTCGCGAAACGCCGGCGCTCACCCGGCAATTTCCCGACTACGCCGCGCTGGTCGCGAGCGAAGAATTCGAAGGCTGGTGCGAAACCCTGTACCGCCCACTGATCAACGCCCCTTGGCGATCCCTCACCAGCGAGGCCTGCGCATGA
- the msrP gene encoding protein-methionine-sulfoxide reductase catalytic subunit MsrP: MLIKLHKTSDCHESDVTPESFYLSRRSLLGGALAGIAASSLPRWADAGEASRYADVEAGRAPNWFAEKLPSTQWQAITVKDEAITPFKDATHYNNFYEFGTGKGDPATNAGSLKTEPWSVVIDGEVAKPGRYALEDFMKPYQLEERIYRLRCVEAWSMVIPWIGFPISALLKQVGPTSKAKYIRFETLQDPKSMPGQRSSFGLIDWPYVEGLRLDEAMNPLAILAVGMYGRELPNQNGAPLRLVVPWKYGFKSVKSIVRISLISEQPKTTWQSIAADEYGFYANVNPTVDHPRWTQARERRLPSGLFSPNVRETQMFNGYADEVASLYTDLDLRKNY; the protein is encoded by the coding sequence ATGTTAATCAAATTGCATAAAACGTCCGATTGCCACGAATCGGATGTCACCCCAGAGTCCTTCTACCTTTCCCGCCGCAGCTTGCTCGGTGGTGCGCTCGCCGGCATTGCAGCCAGCAGCTTGCCGCGTTGGGCCGATGCTGGCGAGGCCTCGCGCTACGCTGATGTCGAGGCGGGCAGGGCGCCGAACTGGTTCGCCGAAAAACTGCCGAGCACCCAATGGCAAGCGATCACGGTTAAGGACGAAGCGATCACGCCGTTCAAGGACGCGACTCACTACAACAACTTCTATGAGTTCGGCACCGGCAAGGGCGACCCGGCAACCAATGCGGGTTCATTGAAGACCGAGCCGTGGAGTGTGGTGATTGACGGCGAAGTGGCGAAGCCGGGCCGTTATGCCCTGGAAGACTTCATGAAGCCCTATCAATTGGAGGAACGCATCTACCGCCTGCGCTGCGTGGAGGCGTGGTCGATGGTTATTCCATGGATCGGCTTTCCGATCTCGGCATTGCTCAAGCAGGTTGGGCCGACCTCCAAAGCCAAATACATCCGTTTCGAAACGCTGCAGGATCCCAAGAGCATGCCGGGGCAGCGTTCGAGCTTTGGCTTGATCGACTGGCCATATGTAGAAGGCTTGCGACTGGATGAGGCAATGAATCCGCTGGCGATCCTGGCTGTGGGCATGTATGGGCGCGAATTGCCGAATCAGAACGGCGCGCCGCTGCGCTTGGTGGTGCCTTGGAAGTATGGCTTCAAGAGTGTGAAATCGATTGTGCGGATCAGTTTGATAAGCGAGCAGCCGAAGACCACCTGGCAGAGTATCGCCGCGGATGAATATGGGTTCTATGCGAACGTGAACCCTACGGTCGACCATCCGCGCTGGACCCAGGCGCGGGAGCGTCGTCTGCCGAGCGGCTTGTTCAGCCCGAATGTGCGCGAGACGCAGATGTTCAACGGCTACGCCGATGAGGTGGCTTCTCTTTATACCGATCTGGATTTACGGAAGAACTACTGA
- the pssA gene encoding CDP-diacylglycerol--serine O-phosphatidyltransferase, whose amino-acid sequence MSERPEEPSQASDAESLLPIDEHVEEGHDAEGRKVRHRGIYLLPNLFTTANLFAGFYSIINSMSAQSALAAGDAASASKYFGFAAIAIFVAMVLDGVDGRVARMTNTQSAFGAEYDSLSDMVAFGVAPALLAFAWALGDMGKVGWMVAFIYVAGAALRLARFNTQVGTADKRYFIGLASPAAAGVVAGIVWAFSDYGIQGSKMSFLVALMVAAAGMLMVSNIKYNSFKELDLKGRVPFVAILAVVLVFAVVFSDPPRILLLAFLVYAASGPVQYLLHMRRDKTLP is encoded by the coding sequence ATGAGCGAACGTCCCGAAGAGCCAAGCCAGGCTTCTGACGCCGAAAGCCTGCTACCCATCGATGAGCATGTCGAAGAAGGACATGACGCGGAAGGTCGCAAGGTTCGGCATCGTGGCATCTATCTGCTGCCCAACCTGTTCACCACGGCGAACCTGTTTGCCGGTTTCTATTCCATCATCAACTCCATGAGCGCCCAAAGCGCACTGGCGGCAGGTGATGCGGCGAGTGCCAGCAAATATTTCGGTTTTGCGGCCATCGCCATTTTCGTGGCGATGGTGCTCGACGGCGTTGATGGTCGCGTGGCGCGCATGACCAATACGCAAAGTGCCTTCGGCGCCGAGTACGACTCGTTGTCGGACATGGTCGCGTTTGGTGTTGCCCCTGCGTTGCTGGCATTTGCCTGGGCGCTGGGTGACATGGGCAAGGTCGGCTGGATGGTTGCCTTCATTTATGTCGCGGGCGCGGCTTTACGCCTGGCACGCTTCAACACCCAGGTGGGGACTGCCGACAAGCGTTACTTCATTGGTCTGGCCAGTCCGGCGGCTGCGGGTGTGGTGGCGGGTATCGTCTGGGCGTTCAGTGATTACGGAATTCAGGGTTCAAAGATGTCGTTCCTGGTGGCCTTGATGGTAGCGGCGGCCGGCATGCTGATGGTCAGCAACATCAAGTACAACAGCTTCAAGGAGCTGGACCTCAAGGGGCGCGTGCCTTTCGTAGCGATCCTGGCAGTGGTGCTGGTGTTCGCCGTAGTGTTCAGTGATCCTCCGCGGATTCTGCTGCTGGCGTTCCTGGTCTATGCCGCTTCGGGGCCGGTTCAATATTTGCTGCATATGCGCCGCGACAAAACATTGCCTTAA
- the ilvC gene encoding ketol-acid reductoisomerase, translated as MKVYYDKDCDLSIIQGKKVAIIGYGSQGHAQACNLKDSGVDVTVGLRKGSATVAKAEAHGLKVTDVASAVAAADLVMILTPDEFQSALYKNEIEPNIKQGATLAFSHGFAIHYNQVVPRADLDVIMIAPKAPGHTVRSEFVKGGGIPDLIAIYQDASGNAKNVALSYAAGVGGGRTGIIETTFKDETETDLFGEQAVLCGGTVELVKAGFETLVEAGYAPEMAYFECLHELKLIVDLMYEGGIANMNYSISNNAEYGEYVTGPEVINAESRQAMRNALKRIQDGEYAKMFISEGATGYPSMTAKRRNNAAHGIEVIGEQLRSMMPWIGANKIVDKAKN; from the coding sequence ATGAAAGTTTATTACGATAAAGATTGTGACCTGTCGATCATCCAGGGCAAGAAAGTCGCCATCATCGGTTACGGCTCCCAGGGCCACGCTCAAGCGTGCAACCTGAAAGATTCCGGCGTTGACGTTACCGTTGGTCTGCGCAAAGGCTCGGCTACCGTTGCCAAGGCTGAAGCACACGGCCTGAAAGTGACCGACGTTGCTTCCGCTGTTGCGGCGGCCGACCTGGTCATGATCCTGACCCCGGACGAGTTCCAGTCCGCGCTGTACAAGAACGAAATCGAACCGAACATCAAGCAGGGCGCTACCCTGGCCTTCTCCCACGGTTTCGCGATCCACTACAACCAGGTAGTGCCACGCGCTGACCTCGACGTGATCATGATTGCGCCGAAGGCACCGGGCCACACTGTGCGTTCCGAGTTCGTCAAAGGCGGCGGCATCCCTGACCTGATCGCGATCTACCAGGACGCTTCGGGCAACGCCAAGAACGTTGCGCTGTCCTACGCTGCCGGTGTCGGCGGCGGTCGTACCGGTATCATCGAAACCACCTTCAAGGACGAGACTGAAACTGACCTGTTCGGCGAACAAGCCGTACTGTGCGGCGGTACCGTTGAACTGGTGAAAGCCGGTTTCGAAACCCTGGTTGAAGCGGGCTACGCGCCGGAAATGGCCTACTTCGAATGCCTGCACGAACTGAAGCTGATCGTTGACCTCATGTACGAAGGCGGTATCGCCAACATGAACTACTCGATCTCCAACAACGCCGAATACGGCGAGTACGTGACCGGCCCGGAAGTCATCAACGCCGAATCCCGTCAGGCCATGCGCAACGCCCTGAAACGCATTCAGGACGGCGAATACGCCAAAATGTTCATCAGCGAAGGCGCTACCGGCTACCCTTCGATGACCGCCAAGCGTCGTAACAACGCCGCTCACGGCATCGAAGTCATTGGCGAGCAACTGCGCTCGATGATGCCGTGGATCGGTGCCAACAAGATCGTCGACAAAGCCAAGAACTAA
- the ilvN gene encoding acetolactate synthase small subunit, giving the protein MRHIISLLLENEPGALSRVVGLFSQRNYNIESLTVAPTEDPTLSRLTLTTVGHDEVIEQITKNLNKLIEVVKLVDLSESAHIERELMLVKVKATGAQRAEIKRTTDIYRGQIVDVSASVYTVQLTGTSDKLDSFIQSIGTASILETVRSGVTGIARGDKVLSI; this is encoded by the coding sequence ATGCGGCACATTATCTCCCTGCTTCTGGAGAACGAACCCGGCGCTCTGTCTCGTGTTGTCGGCCTGTTTTCGCAACGCAACTACAACATCGAAAGCCTGACCGTGGCACCGACCGAAGACCCGACCCTGTCGCGCCTGACGTTGACCACCGTGGGCCATGATGAAGTGATCGAGCAGATCACCAAGAACCTCAACAAGCTGATCGAAGTGGTCAAGCTGGTCGACCTGTCGGAAAGCGCCCACATCGAGCGTGAACTGATGCTGGTCAAGGTCAAGGCCACGGGTGCCCAGCGTGCCGAGATCAAGCGCACGACCGACATTTATCGCGGGCAGATCGTTGATGTGAGTGCCAGTGTTTATACCGTGCAACTGACCGGTACAAGCGACAAGCTGGACAGCTTCATCCAGTCGATCGGGACGGCCTCGATTCTGGAAACCGTACGCAGTGGTGTCACCGGCATTGCCCGTGGCGACAAAGTACTCAGCATCTAA
- a CDS encoding acetolactate synthase 3 large subunit, with the protein MELLSGGEMLVRFLRDEGVDYIYGYPGGALLHVYDALFKEPAVTHILVRHEQAATHMADGYARATGKAGVVLVTSGPGATNAITGIATAYMDSIPMVIISGQVASTMVGTDAFQETDMIGISRPIVKHSFMIKHASEIPEVMKKAFYLAQSGRPGPVVVDIPKDMTNPAEKFEYIFPKKAKLRSYSPAVRGHSGQIRKAAEMLLAAKRPVLYSGGGVILGGGSAPLTELAKLLNLPVTNTLMGLGAFPGSDRQFVGMLGMHGSYTANLAMHHADVILAVGARFDDRVINGASKFCPNAKIIHIDIDPASISKTIKADVPIVGPVESVLTEMVAALKDIGETPNKESVASWWKQIDEWRGDRGLFPYDKGDGSVIKPQTVIETLCEVTKGDAFVTSDVGQHQMFAAQYYTFDKPNRWINSGGLGTMGFGFPAAMGVKLSFPDTDVACVTGEGSIQMNIQELSTCLQYGLPVKIVCLNNGVLGMVRQWQDMSYGSRHSHSYMESLPDFVKLVEAYGHVGIRITDLKDLKPKMEEAFAMKDRLVFIDIKVDTSEHVYPMQIKDGSMRDMWLNKTERT; encoded by the coding sequence GTGGAGCTTTTATCTGGCGGTGAGATGCTCGTCCGCTTTTTGCGTGACGAAGGCGTCGACTATATCTACGGGTACCCAGGTGGTGCTCTGCTGCATGTCTACGACGCACTGTTCAAGGAACCGGCTGTTACCCACATCCTGGTTCGCCACGAACAGGCCGCGACCCATATGGCTGATGGTTATGCCCGTGCCACCGGTAAAGCCGGCGTGGTCCTGGTAACGTCCGGCCCAGGCGCAACCAATGCCATTACTGGCATCGCGACTGCCTATATGGACTCCATTCCGATGGTGATCATTTCCGGCCAGGTCGCCAGCACCATGGTCGGTACCGATGCGTTCCAGGAAACCGACATGATCGGTATCTCCCGGCCGATCGTGAAACACAGCTTCATGATCAAGCACGCCTCGGAAATTCCGGAAGTCATGAAGAAGGCGTTCTACCTCGCACAGTCCGGTCGTCCGGGTCCTGTGGTGGTCGATATCCCGAAAGACATGACCAACCCGGCTGAAAAATTCGAATACATCTTTCCGAAGAAAGCCAAGCTGCGTTCCTACAGCCCGGCTGTTCGTGGGCACTCGGGGCAGATCCGCAAGGCCGCGGAAATGCTCCTGGCGGCCAAGCGCCCTGTGCTGTACTCCGGTGGTGGCGTGATTCTGGGCGGCGGTTCCGCACCGCTGACCGAACTGGCCAAGCTGCTCAACCTGCCGGTGACCAATACCTTGATGGGCCTCGGCGCGTTCCCGGGTTCGGACCGTCAGTTCGTCGGCATGCTTGGCATGCACGGCAGCTACACCGCCAACCTGGCCATGCACCATGCGGACGTGATCCTGGCAGTGGGCGCGCGTTTTGACGACCGAGTGATCAACGGCGCGAGCAAATTCTGCCCGAATGCCAAGATCATCCATATCGACATCGACCCGGCGTCCATTTCCAAGACCATCAAGGCCGACGTGCCGATCGTAGGTCCTGTTGAAAGCGTCTTGACCGAAATGGTCGCAGCGCTGAAGGACATCGGCGAAACGCCGAACAAGGAATCCGTCGCCAGTTGGTGGAAGCAGATCGACGAATGGCGTGGTGATCGCGGCCTGTTCCCTTACGACAAGGGTGACGGCAGCGTTATCAAGCCGCAAACCGTGATCGAGACCCTGTGCGAAGTGACCAAGGGCGATGCTTTTGTAACCTCCGACGTGGGCCAGCACCAGATGTTCGCCGCGCAGTACTACACGTTCGACAAGCCTAACCGCTGGATCAACTCCGGTGGCCTGGGCACGATGGGCTTTGGTTTCCCTGCGGCCATGGGCGTGAAACTGAGCTTCCCGGATACGGACGTCGCGTGCGTCACCGGTGAAGGCAGCATCCAGATGAACATCCAGGAACTGTCGACCTGCCTGCAGTACGGCCTTCCCGTGAAAATCGTCTGCCTGAACAACGGCGTGCTGGGCATGGTTCGTCAGTGGCAGGACATGAGCTACGGTAGCCGCCACTCCCACTCCTACATGGAATCGCTGCCGGATTTCGTCAAGTTGGTTGAAGCCTATGGCCACGTCGGCATTCGCATCACCGATCTGAAAGATCTGAAGCCGAAGATGGAAGAAGCGTTCGCCATGAAGGACCGCTTGGTGTTCATCGATATCAAGGTGGATACCAGCGAGCACGTCTACCCGATGCAGATCAAAGACGGCTCTATGCGCGACATGTGGCTGAACAAGACGGAGCGTACTTAA
- a CDS encoding YqcC family protein — MDARFPAIAEQLLLIERELRVQGWWDEASPSPEALSSVEPFSVDTLDFHQWLQWIFLVRMKHILEQDLPLPNASGILEMAEMVYADRPLESLGLRNALKKFDQLIADAR, encoded by the coding sequence ATGGATGCACGCTTTCCGGCGATTGCCGAACAGTTATTGCTGATTGAACGCGAGTTGCGCGTGCAGGGCTGGTGGGACGAGGCGTCCCCCAGCCCCGAGGCGCTCAGCAGCGTCGAGCCTTTTTCGGTGGATACCCTGGACTTTCACCAATGGCTGCAATGGATCTTCCTGGTGCGCATGAAGCATATCCTCGAACAGGACCTGCCGCTGCCCAATGCGTCGGGCATTCTGGAAATGGCCGAGATGGTCTATGCCGACCGCCCGCTTGAAAGCCTCGGATTGCGCAATGCGCTGAAAAAGTTCGATCAATTGATCGCCGACGCTCGTTAA
- a CDS encoding tetratricopeptide repeat protein gives MNKWWIPAITALALLSGCSSVQRGSIPVVDSSTAVSNSDRISANGGFRQTVTNRPAQAATQAVPQDSGVVVMVPGAGAATSAPISAEPWTPGPSASGPIDTAPIQTAPINQGTYNMPSTPSGIPSSSSTGGLSADEQLDGPVLALLTTAQQQQAGGDLNGASSSLERAQRVAPREPQVLYRLAQVRMAQGDAPQAEQFARRGLSLANGRPDLQASLWALIGDARAAQGDAAGAAQARQKAKVSL, from the coding sequence GTGAATAAGTGGTGGATTCCAGCGATTACAGCTCTGGCTTTGCTCAGCGGTTGCTCCAGTGTGCAACGCGGCTCCATTCCCGTGGTGGACTCGAGCACGGCCGTCTCCAATAGCGACCGGATTTCGGCCAATGGCGGTTTCCGCCAGACCGTGACCAATCGGCCCGCCCAGGCCGCGACCCAAGCGGTGCCGCAGGATTCGGGCGTGGTGGTGATGGTGCCGGGTGCCGGCGCCGCGACTTCCGCGCCGATCAGCGCCGAGCCGTGGACCCCAGGGCCAAGCGCATCCGGGCCGATCGATACCGCGCCGATTCAAACCGCACCGATCAACCAGGGCACCTACAACATGCCTTCGACACCGAGCGGCATCCCATCGTCCTCCAGCACCGGCGGCCTGTCGGCTGACGAGCAACTGGACGGCCCGGTGCTGGCCTTGCTCACCACGGCTCAGCAACAGCAGGCGGGTGGCGATTTGAATGGCGCATCGTCGAGTCTCGAGCGTGCCCAGCGCGTTGCTCCGCGTGAGCCGCAAGTGCTGTATCGCCTGGCACAGGTACGCATGGCCCAGGGCGACGCACCGCAAGCGGAGCAGTTCGCTCGTCGTGGCTTGTCCCTGGCCAACGGTCGCCCTGATCTGCAAGCCAGCCTGTGGGCGTTGATTGGTGACGCGCGTGCCGCACAGGGCGATGCCGCCGGTGCTGCCCAGGCGCGCCAGAAAGCCAAGGTCAGCCTCTGA